The segment ATCCTACTCTCGTGGCATGCCACTGGACCACTCACTGGAATATGATCCCATAAAGGCACCAAATCTTAGTTATCTTTGTATATGAACTCTTAATGCAGTACATGTTAAATATTAGATACTTAGCAGCTGTTTGTTGAAAGAAGGTAAGTTAGATTTTCTCCTGTGCATTCATGTGGAGAATGCctcaatgattttaaaaatcctaaatctAGAAATTCATGATATCAAATATAGGCTGAATAATGCTTAAGAAAACAATTGGAAACCTCAGTATTTGACTGACCATACTTCTTTCTCTAATAAGGCACCAGTATAGGGCAGTCATACATAAAGACTTTAAATGATATCAAATGAAGATGATTATTGGTAAGGCAGgcagataaaaagaaatgcactGAAATGATATAAAATTGTCTCTGAAATAATTTCATAGCTATTCAGGAAGTCTAGCTTAATATGaatataattttccatttcaatAATCTTGAATATAGAAGCTATAGTTATAGGGTTTCTGTGAGCTCAGAGGGTTTTTCTTTCAACAGGAAACAAACCATGCACAATATTTTCCATAGCATTTTCTTTTACTTGGTGGCTATATCACCATATcacttaatattaaaaatttcaagaaaacgGGAGaggataatattaaaaatgtaatttctccatttcttcaagTTAGTGATCAAGCTataaaataactcatttaatgataatttataacttttgtacttaaataatttatattttacatgaatgcaaaaatccttaCATCCTCCGACTTTAAGAAGCATGGTTCAGTGGAAAGAGCAATGGCTTTAGAGTGAGAAGAGGCAGACTCCAGTCTGGTTGTCTGTTTGGGCACATAGattaacctccctgagccccgACTTTTCACTCTGTGTAAAAGCTATAATAAAAGTTTCTCCGGCCACAAAATATTGTGATCGATTAAGATTTTATGTGTGAGAGAAATTTGTAAAAGTACTGTTTAAAAATGAGTTAACAttatttctgtgtatattttctAATATGTGCCAAAGTTAAAACAGAATGAAACGTTTGTTCAAGCATCCCTGCCTTAGAACTTAGTCttctattttatattaaatataaattccaGACACACTGAGGTAAGTTTAAAGAACAGATAtttatgtttgaaattgagatactCAATGAATAAGATATAACTAAATAAAGATGATTCATAAATAAGTGTGGCATGACAACAGGTAATCCAGCTTTTGGTCACTGTCTAATTAGAAAGCATCTTCTAAATATGATCTCAAAAATCTCAGCAACACATAAGACCATTGTAATTACAGTAAATGTGTACATTGCAATGAGAAAAATTGTCTTCTCCAAATGTTCCGGCACCATGCATTGTACAATAGTAAACTTTCCTCCAAGAGACCCAGCATCACACAGGTAGAGAGGTTTCACTTGGAAACCAAAGAGGCGTGTTTGGAGCCAAAATGCTATCACCTCCAGACTAATCCTTAATAAAACAGAGAGGATATAAAGCACAGAGTAGATGGGCTTCTGAAGGATGCATTCTTGATTGATGCTTTTACACGCAGCGTAAAGATGGAAAATAGCTCCAGGAACCAGGACAATCACTAGTTGTAAAGCCCAGAACACCTAAAGTATGTCAGAAATGTCTTAGTCAAATCAATCAACACGTAACCAAAAATACGCTAAAAATGTTCACTGACTCTCAAGAGAGGCTGACATAAAATTCTAAGTTTCATGttttataaagataataaatgaagatagtaatgttgaacatatctcatttaattactAAGATGCttaaaactttaaatatcttaGTAATTgtgaaaatatcatattttacTGTCATCAACTACCAATTACTAattatgatgaaatattttagTAGCTGCccaatttctattttctaattacaGTCCTGGAATATAGATAGATCAATATCTATTGTCTGTTTTCGCTGTATCACTATATCTATAATAGAAAATAGGATGCTGGAGTTGGAAGAAACTCTTGACCAACTCAAATTAACTTACCTGAAATATACAGCcagttagagaaaaaaaataataatcctagAAATAAGACCTGTTAGGGCATTCTTCATCTTATCATGACattattttagatttacaaagaaaacaattttatttggtGTAGAATAAGGTTTATGTGAACACAGAAAGGCTTACTTGTGGAGTGATTGGCCTGAACTGACTGTAACAGAAGAGGTTAATTTCTCTCTTGTCGGGATCACAGCTGAAGTGCTGAGCCTCATTCCCATAGACTGCAAAGCCCAACACCCCAAGGAAGAACATTCGGACGGATCCAAAGAACAGCGTGTGGAATTGACCGATCACCGTCGGAGGCTTCATCTGTTATggttttaggagaaaaaaaaaaaaccttttagaaaCAAACGTTAAAGGAGGACATTTTAGAGGATGTTTTcattatcacatttttaaaagtttaagattTATGAAGTTTTGAGGCGCGATAGAACCTTAGAGATCATCAAGCCCAATGCAAATCCCGCGTTATAAGATTTCCTACCCTTTTTCACTCCGAAACCATGAAGGGCAACAGTCAAATAGGGACATGCTGTTAACCAAATGTATgattctggaaatatttaaaagCCTTTGAAGTCAATTAATAGCTCCTATCCCTGTAATCCTTTTGTGATAAAATCCAGAGAATCTTAGGATCTCTAGTACCTCTTTTGGAAAATTAGAtaacaaacaaaacattaaacTCATTAGGATGCACACTATCCTACCAACCAGATGTTTGTTTAGTTGTCATTAcagtttattttctacttatcaGTGATCAAATCAGAGAGAGTGAGCTACTTTAAAACACCAACAGCTAAAAGTACCTCCTGAATTATTCTAGTCATAGttttaaattcagaatactttGAAGTATCTGGTTAAGATTTATATTATTCTCCAGATACGTAACGGACCTTAGTCATCAACACCCATGCAAATCAGGTTAAAATACACAGAGAGGATTCATacagtttgtttttttgtctaaTACTTACACATCCTTCATAAAAGTTTTTGATGTAATTTAGAGACATGTCTCAGGAGCTGGTATCCTGGCATCCCTGTGGGGGAAATCTTGACCCACTCGTCAGTTCGCTTCCACCAGAATCAAACTCAAATTCTGTCATGACTCCTATAGTAGAAAGCATTTATCACTGCAAAtgactctcccctcctccttttctgtctttttctttttttttttttttttcctggatctCTGGGGCCCCAGTCAATTTTCCTATCTCTgtcccaaaacaaaacaaaaaccaagaaacaAAAGCCGAGGGCATGTGGTCAATCTAATAATCCCTTGATTTACGCTGTCAGCACAGCTAGTGAGCCAGACAGGAGTGCCAGCAAAGCAAGAGGCCAGCAAGGGCTCAGAGCACTCAGTGCCTTTCAATTACCTGAGAATTTCCTGTATGTAAATCAGTGGATCCTCAGCTTAGAGTTTTCCATTTAGGTGTGTCTGAAAACACAAGTACATGAaaaattttcctgattctttcttGTTTACCTCTATGGAATAGAACTAATTTCTGGGAAGTTTAAGAAACTGTAATCCAGGCTATGATAGCTATTACATCATTGAATATTACTGATGTGttgctgtatttgtctttttgctgcGTGCTTGCCACAGACATGGAAAAATCTGCAATTAGATCTCTGTTCTAAAGAAAAGGATAGGGTACTGCTAACCAAGACAAGACTAGCATCTAGCCCTCCCTTTCTTTTGTCCTTGAGTAGATGCATCATCTGCTAGACATTGTTATGGGTGCTGAGGAATCAGCAGGAGCCAAGACAGATAAATAGCTGCCTTCTAACTGGTACATCTGCTTGCTTTCTTCCATCAACCTGGAATGCCGTACAGCCAATGGTGGGTCAAATCTGCTTTCTTCACCTGCTTTtctcatctttgttttgtttgtgatCTGAGAAAGTTGTAACTCCAGACAACTTCGTTACTCTCCTCAGCCAATGGAGAAGTGACTGCGTAACACATGTAATTATAACCAGTGAGCAAGGGGCAGTGGCCTCGTTGAATCCGAGTGTCGTATTGGgtaggaaaaaataagaattggGCAACATAATGACCTGTCAGAGCTGTTGGATAAGAGAAATTGGTACATATTCTCATCTTCTCAGAAACGGAATTCCAGGTTTGCTATGTGTTGATTTCTTCACAGGGGCATCCAAAAGCCAAAACAACCACTTGCATGGGAGGAATTCTGCTTTGACTTCTACCCTTGTACAGTAATGAATGTTTTTGTTTAGACAAATATGTACAGGTGTCAACCATGTAAAAATCATCAAAGTTTTCCTGTGTTCTTtcagagatgaataaaattggCTTGAACTTTAATTGCATGTGTACAAGAGGGAAATGCAGCATCATTTTCATTGTTGGGATCCATGAGGGGCCAAATAAATAGTACTGGTATTCCACTTACAGGTTAAGATCCAATTGAATCATAAAACAAAGGAATAAGGTAGATGGTGGCCAAATATAACACTTATTACCCTCTTACTACCATAAAAATTAAGTTGGAAGAGGGACGTGGCTTATTACTTTGGGAAAGTGTGATTCTCAGACAGGCACAGAAGCAGGCCTGGTCAATGCTGTATCACAGCGCGTTTCTGCATGGGATGCCCCCTGCCTCTGCAAGATTTATCCACAGAAAGAGCTGAATGGGACTTCTGAACTCTGTGAGCAACTTGCTCCCAAGGGGAAAGTGCTCAGAAATAAATGTTCTATGCCCAGTTTCACCTTCCAAATGTAAGGTAAACCCACTAGATAAGATGGTGGATATAGTGAGGCTGGCCTCACATGTGTGGCAATTGGTAGGGCTGTTAACTAGGGTCGACCTGGGCTTCTTTACATGCTAACAGTTGCAGGTTtccaaaagcagcaaaagaggGCAATCCTCAATGTGCAAGCATTATCTAGGCCTCTGCTTGTTTCATGTTACGTTAGACAAAGCTAATTTCACTGCCAACCCAGACTCAAGACACAGCTTCTACCTCTTGTTGGATCTGAAAGTCATATTGCAGAGTATGCCCTCTGATCACATATATTCATATCCTTCCCACACGTCTTCACTCTCATTCCAGAACGTCAGCATTCTCATCTAATTACAGCGGTAAGATTAAAGTCCAGGCTTTTGTGATTTGCATCATGTGTAAATCTGGATGTGGCTCAGAAGTGACTCCTGATGATCCAGAAtctaatgaaacaaaagaaaaagtcatctTCCACACAACTCCAATGTACAATGGTGATAAGGGGTGGGATGATTCCAATAGACACTTTCACTCCAACAGCGGGAGAACAGGAGGCACACTGCTGTCAGTGATCCATAACAATTCTGAAATCTTGCAGGAGAACTATTGCCAGGTCTTCTTACTCTGGAGGCAGGAAGTGTTCTGTGATTAAGGCATAGACTATCCCTGAAAGCTCTTCCCCAGTTCACTATACTCTGCTACTTAGTGGAAGTAGATCCCTGATTCATTTTTTGTCAATGGCCTGTGGCTCCATCCTCTGTGTTCTTGGCTGAAAACATGgtctgttttcatttaaaaaaagtggCTGTGTTTGAAGCTGGTTGGCTTCCTCAGGCTGCTTCCTGTTAGAAGAAAGTTGGGGGACCAGAAGTCTTTTTTTACATTTGAACATTATCTGTACCTTTTAATCCAAATTAGTAGTTCTTTTGCTGGCATAATTCTCAATCacttttagagttttctatgtatCAGGTTTAATGCAATTAGTTTGAAAAAAAGTCACACccacagttatttttaaagacatgcCTTTTTTTCAATACTTATCCATTTGCTGCTGTTTTTAGATTCGGCTTCTCTGAGACCAcgctttttaagatttttggaAAACTTTGTCTAGTTGAGATGGTCACTAGTCATGCCTTAAGTATTTGAGAAGTCTTATCAAAGGATGTTATAGACATACTACTGGTTTGCTTTTTACCCTGAAATCATGTTTTACACTAGAAATTTTTACCAGCCAGGGACActaggaatgaaaaaaataaaataaaagaattcctCTGTAGAAACTCCTGATCCCTCTATATTTTCCCCAAAGTTTGCTTGCAAACTCATCTCTAGGCTCCTTCACTAGGTAATCTgtctcttcctctatcttatcAAACATGACTGGGAGTGCCAAACTCTTACTTTTACTGTTCTCTCTGGATTGCACCTTAGACAAATCCAAAATTTCACTGTAcatttttaatcttctatttcaGGTGACTGTTGTGTCAATTGTTTTACTACTGTATAATAAGGGTCAACAACTCCAGGCAGCCACAGTAAATTTCTCACTGCTTTTCCAGCCCCCACATATAGTTTCTCATTGCTTTGCCTGCCTCTGGTAATAGTTGGTTACTTTTTACCTCTGCCTCCTGGTGGTCCCAAAGATGATgccacattttaaaacttttgttataGTAGCACCTGACCCTTGGTACTAATATCTGTAGCagttaagaattttttaacaGCAAGTCATTCACATATAATGGCcaaacaacaagcatttatttagctcatgGTTTGGGTTGGCTCAGTTGATCTCTGCTGGGTTCTTACACACATGTGTGGTCAGTCAGCAGGTCAGCTGCCAGGAGGACTATCTAGAatgacttcactcacatgtcttGTGGTTGGCAGGCTTCAGCCAGAGTGATCAGGGTGACTAAGGCACTGGTCTCCCATCATCCCGGAGACTAGCCCAGGCTTCTTCTTATGGTGGGGATTTCAGAGTTCCCAAAGCATCAAGAGCGGAAGATCCTAAATGTGTAAGAGTTTCTAAGTCTCTGCTTGCTTCATGGATGCTAAtgtctcattggccaaagcaggtcTCATGGTAAACCTGGATTCTAGTTCTTAATAGGAACATCTGAAATCACATTCCAgtggcatggatgtggagaagcGAAGAATTTGCAGTGAGTTTACAATCTACCACGTGACTGGGGGAAGTAATTGAGGAAATCTAATAGCCAAGAACCTTGCCTGTTtcaaaatgccattggaatcatGGCTATGTGCTTTCTTCCTAGAGAAGCCTAGAATCAATAAATGAGAACTAAAGTTTGAGGTCATGCCTGTGTGCTGTTACACTAAGCCCCTCCTTCCTGATGTGGAAGCAGCATGAGAAGGACTAGAGCTGATGGGAAAAAAAACTCTCCCACAGGAAAAATCTAGTAATAATGTGTTATGCTTATTGAATCGTTTCTATTTGCTACTAAGTGTTTTAAACAAATTATCTCCCTGAATTCTTACAACTCCATGAAGTTCATAGTCTTAtaggtctatttttaaaataatttaaacaaagtTACGGTTGGTAGGCAGCAAAACCAGGTAGTGACAACAGTGGATGAGTTACTCGTTGTTATCTGGTAGGCTATAGGCACATGAGAACGTTATTAGGTTGATTGCTAGGCTCTGAAACATGGAAATTAAGAGGAAATAAACTTGggctttcttattttctcctctaAAGAGCTCAGGGGTTTATTGGGGTACACAGCAGCTGGAGGGTGCTGCAGAGCTTGGCCCTTATTCCGTGCTCCTGGCCAGGTCTCATTGTAAAGAGGAAAAGCCAAGCAGAGAACCAACCAAGTCTAATATGTGCCAGGGAGTACTTGAGATGCATGAAGGACTCTATGGAAATGAATTTAGGTGACGATTCTTTCTCATTTGGTGTCAATGTGAGGAGGAAGCTCCACATGGCATCTAAGGTcatgggctctggaatcagaaagCCGATGTTTGAACTCTCGTTTCACCTCTTGGCTAGATTTGAGATCTGAAGAAACTTACTGACCATCTGtgaatctcagtttctccatctggagACAACATTAGTATTTACCTCATGGGGTGGGTGGTTGCggatttttaaagcatttaggGAACATTCCTCCTGTCTTTAATGAGAGCCTGAACCATCTATCATTTTCTCTTAGCTTTTCCTTGTTATGCAGACTATAGAATATTAACAAGTTCATAATCCTTCCTATGCAAGAAAGAGTCACTACTTTCTTCAGTGTAAGGAAACTTTGTGTTGGCCGGAGTAGGAATGCTTTAGGGAACGATGGATAACATACGCACATCCCATGtctgttttcaatttctctcctctctctctctctctgtttcatctTTTTGGGACAGGGTGTCTCTTTCTTTAGAGTCTATTAAGCTGTCAGGACATGGACTTCTGCTTGGCAAGGACTGGTAGGATTAAACCCCCAGGGGCTTTGAGTAAATTTGATCATTAAAAcctgcctctgctctcccagccccaaagatttaaaaaatgccCAGAGTACGTCCATTGATTTCCTGAGTAATTGGCCTAAAATTTGAGGCAGCTACACCAGTTTACTTGCTCAAACTTGCTGAAAGCTTTTAACTTCAGAGCAAGGAATGAAGGCAAGCTCAGATCTGCCACTGCTACTGCTACATTACTACCACGACTACTACCACCAGCACACACACCCAAGTTGCTGACATCTATTGATCACTACTATCTCCAGTACTTCTCTAAACCCTGGAagtcatatatagtcttttgacAGATATTCCTGGTGTCCTAAAACTTCTgagattaaaaatgtttaagatctATGCCATCCAACCCATAAAAGGGTTGAACCTCTAATTTTGTGCAGAATGCAAGACAggattgaatgaaataaaagtgTAGAAAAGCCTTACACATGATGGCTAACACATGAAAATCAATCCACATATGTTATTCATTATTACTATTTACAATCTGCTCTAAATTCATACTTTAACATCTAGGTGTATTTCTTTAGAGCTATGCTTTTCTAGGTATTTATACTTattcactcattttttcattCGCTCAATAAATAGTGAGTCCCAGTTGCTGGGTGAAGTGCTGGGAATGTGTGAGAACAATGCATTCCCTGCTTCATGGGGCTCACATAAGAgcatgtgtgcttgtgtgtgtacatatgtatgtacatatatagttGTACTGAGAATTTGCCTAAAATTAGGCATCATTTATATTTAATCCTTCAGAGTAGGGTTATAAATGATCTTGGCTTATTTTACATCTGGCAAACAAGGAGAAATGATCTCTGTGTAACTTTCTCCTCTAACTCTTTTTGATTCTCAGAACTTTGCATTGCATTACAGTAATTTATACTCTTCTTCATGAGATGCTGATGACTGTTGAATGAGATGGAATAGAGGTCAATTTAAGTTCTTGCAATAGGATGTTTCACAGGAGGACAGCCGAGATAAGGCAATCTGGATAGCTGCCTCAATTCATAAATCACAGTCCTTAACCAATTCACATCTCATTGAAATCTCTGACTTGCCAAAATTGGGTTTGTCTTTCTGCaggaataatttatattttctggaatGGAATTGGGATGGCTTAGCAGAAAGGGTCAATGACCAATAATGTTATTTTAGGCAAATGATTTAACCTTCTGggttgtgtttccatttctctaaaaGGAATAGACTTGATTTTACAATCTGTAAATAATTGTACAGTTCTATAGTTTTATGATTCTAAGTCTTAGAACCATACTTGGAACTATTGTGCTAGCTCTGAGATTTATTCTCAGTAATTTGTATGATGCCAGTAATTGATTGACCTAATGGTTAAATTGAAggcctccttttccttttttatcaaTGTTTCTATTTCAAATATTCATAAGTTGCATGGTTGCTAGTATATAAAACATGtgccttatttctttttcaaatactcCATCCATGTAGCCAAACTCCATGGGAGAGCACAGCTGTAAATCCAGCAGACCAGAGTTTGTGTCTTTTACTACCATTACTGGTTGCTATTTAAGCATTCTGCTTTAACTCtgagttttagtttttctttctgtgaaatgaggaaaattattCTTGCCCAGTAGAGATGTTGTAATTGAATGAGAGAACATATGAGATAACATCTAACATACTGCTGACATATAGTtggttactcaataaatattatttccactCTTCTTATGGAGACTAGACTCATTTTATCAAGCTTAAGAGGAAGTATACCAAACAAGTGAACTTGGGTTCCTGAATCAGCAAACATGGATTTGAATCATAGCTTGTAATGGAAATGCTTTGGGAAAACTATCTAACAACGTAAGCCTCAGTTGCCACATCTGCTTGGAATTTGTTGAGCTCTCTGGATCTGTGGATTTGCTTtcaacaaatttggaaaaaaatcagccattattcttcaaatattttttctgtccctttcccctCTTACTCTGAGACTCCAATTACGTGTATGCTAGACTGCTTGATATGGTCTTGAATGTAGCTGGTCCTCTCTGTAGATCTTTTTCCTAATTGTGTTTCATTGTGAATCATCACTATGTTaatttcactgatcttttcttctacaGAATCTCATTTGAAGTCAATCTTATTCagggcatttttcatttctgatacttTTATCTCTAGGAGAGGGGTCAGTGGACTTTTGCCCATGGATCCTTCTGTAAAATAGGGTTTTATTGTAGCATAGTCATGCCCACTCATTTGTGTATTGTCTGTGGTGGCTTCTGTGCTACAAGGTCAGAGATGAATAGTTGCAGCAGAGATAATATGGCCTataagcctaaaatattcactatctggccctttaagaaaaagttgcCAATCTTTGTAGAGCCCACCCTGCTCTAGAAATtcagtttggttctttttttatcttccatttcaCTAATCatcatgttaatatttttctctacctttttACAGGTAGATGgaatatgcatatttttttattttacttttttttttcttaaccgAGAAATAACACACTAGTTTCAGGTATGCAacaaaattatttgatatttgtatatattgtgaaaatcACCATAGCAAATCTACttaacattcatcaccacacatagttacaaattttttcccttgtgatgacaacttttaagatttactttcttagcaactgtcaaatataaaatatggtactattgactatagtcatcatgctgtatattacatccccatgctttattttataactgcaactttgtaccttttgactctcttcacccattttgctcacctcccacctctggcaaccaccaatctgttctctgtatcaatGAGTTCAGTTGgttttttttgattccacatataagtgagattatatggtgtttgtctttctctattatctgacttatttcacttagcataaagctctcaaggtccatccatgttgtcacaaatggcaagaattctttattttttatggcagaataatattccattgtgtatatatatatatatatatatatatatatacacaccgcattttctatattcattcatccattgatggacatctaggttgcttccatgtcttggctattataaataattcgACAATAAACATgtgggtgcatatatcttttcgacttagtgtttttgttttctttggatactcagaagtggaattgctggatcatacggtagttctatttttaattttctgaggaacttaCATACTGGTTTCCATGGTGGCTACACTAATTTACggtcccaccaacagtgcaccagggtttccttttctccatgtcctcactaatacttgttatttcttgtctttctgataacagccattctgacaggtgtgaggtggtatctcattgtggttttgatttgcatttccctgatgattagtgatgttgaaaatggaatatattttaatagcTGTTTTCTAGTTCTGTCATTTCTGTCACATTTGTGTCTGTTTCTAATGATcaattttctcctcattatggatcatattttcctgctttttatatATCTGGTAATTTTTAACTGGATGCCTGACATTTTGTTggttgttatatttttattctcttccgTTCAGTAGTGTTAGAATTTGTTCTG is part of the Equus caballus isolate H_3958 breed thoroughbred chromosome 31, TB-T2T, whole genome shotgun sequence genome and harbors:
- the GJE1 gene encoding putative gap junction epsilon-1 protein, which gives rise to MSLNYIKNFYEGCMKPPTVIGQFHTLFFGSVRMFFLGVLGFAVYGNEAQHFSCDPDKREINLFCYSQFRPITPQVFWALQLVIVLVPGAIFHLYAACKSINQECILQKPIYSVLYILSVLLRISLEVIAFWLQTRLFGFQVKPLYLCDAGSLGGKFTIVQCMVPEHLEKTIFLIAMYTFTVITMVLCVAEIFEIIFRRCFLIRQ